One Serpentinicella alkaliphila DNA segment encodes these proteins:
- a CDS encoding ABC transporter substrate-binding protein, with product MKKLIYVLVMILILSSFMVGCAKKPPSTTGPVEEVIYKFAVFAPITGNYAEYGKGFEVATQMAVDEINGSGGINGAKIELQVFDTKGDPRESADIARRVAEDKSVLAVIGDFTSSNCMANAPILGEAGIVQLSPTASHTDYAGMNEYMFSIMGRQDGEAPFFSSYLLQKYKGAKDVAVIHINNDWGKSAFDNFSRQAKIDGLNVVAAENFVEGERDFNSLLTKVRAQNPDTVALIMHANDVALVANQIAQMGWDVDITALGPGTSMQIIELAGKNVEGLLLSTPFFITEENEQAWATEFKKRANFQPTVHPACAYDTVYLLKAAIENISGEVTRDGIRENLQNLKGFVGLTGPIEFNPAGDITRSYLVMEIVDGAFVQRTDFDYAKK from the coding sequence ATGAAAAAGCTAATTTATGTATTAGTTATGATTCTAATACTTTCATCATTTATGGTTGGTTGTGCTAAAAAGCCACCGAGTACTACTGGCCCTGTAGAAGAGGTAATATACAAATTTGCTGTGTTTGCACCTATAACAGGAAATTATGCTGAATATGGTAAGGGCTTTGAAGTTGCTACACAAATGGCGGTTGATGAAATTAATGGATCTGGCGGAATAAATGGCGCAAAAATTGAATTGCAGGTATTTGATACTAAAGGAGATCCAAGAGAAAGTGCAGATATTGCTAGACGTGTTGCTGAAGATAAATCAGTTTTAGCTGTTATCGGAGATTTTACTAGTTCAAACTGTATGGCTAATGCTCCGATACTTGGAGAAGCAGGAATAGTACAATTATCTCCAACTGCTTCACATACGGATTATGCAGGTATGAATGAATATATGTTTAGTATTATGGGCCGACAAGATGGGGAAGCTCCATTTTTCTCAAGTTATCTGTTACAAAAATATAAAGGGGCAAAGGATGTAGCTGTAATCCACATTAACAATGACTGGGGTAAGTCAGCATTTGATAACTTCTCAAGACAAGCGAAAATAGATGGATTAAATGTAGTAGCAGCAGAAAATTTTGTAGAGGGAGAAAGAGACTTTAATTCATTACTTACTAAAGTTAGAGCACAAAATCCAGACACAGTCGCATTAATCATGCATGCAAATGATGTGGCGTTAGTGGCGAATCAAATTGCGCAAATGGGCTGGGATGTAGATATAACTGCACTTGGACCAGGGACTTCTATGCAAATAATAGAGTTAGCTGGTAAAAATGTAGAAGGTTTATTATTATCAACTCCATTCTTTATAACTGAAGAGAATGAGCAGGCATGGGCAACAGAATTTAAAAAGAGAGCTAATTTCCAACCAACAGTACATCCTGCATGTGCATATGACACAGTATATTTATTAAAGGCAGCTATTGAAAATATTAGTGGGGAAGTTACAAGAGATGGTATTCGTGAAAACCTACAAAATTTGAAAGGCTTTGTTGGATTAACTGGACCAATCGAGTTTAACCCAGCAGGAGATATAACAAGATCATATTTGGTAATGGAAATAGTTGATGGTGCTTTCGTTCAAAGAACAGACTTTGACTATGCTAAAAAATAA